The Bubalus kerabau isolate K-KA32 ecotype Philippines breed swamp buffalo chromosome X, PCC_UOA_SB_1v2, whole genome shotgun sequence genome has a segment encoding these proteins:
- the LOC129639892 gene encoding homeobox protein ESX1-like, with protein sequence MQVWFNHRRAKWRKYQRALRFRDAPPLLPAHRVVSNRGGPCNTVLIQELNCVWVLLEPITLELMPLPPVPPVPPLMLPVPPLMPMLPLPPLFLPPLPWILPPSIHSSCPHGLAWSPTTSGLSVAPFPLEWSP encoded by the exons ATGCAG GTGTGGTTTAATCATAGAAGGGCCAAGTGGAGGAAATATCAGAGagcactgaggttcagagatgcGCCGCCCCTGCTCCCGGCCCACCGTGTGGTCAGCAACAGGGGTGGACCCTGCAACACCGTCCTCATTCAGGAGCTGAATTGTGTCTGGGTCCTTCTGGAGCCGATAACCCTGGAGCTGATGCCCTTGCCGCCCGTGCCCCCCGTGCCCCCCTTGATGCTGCCCGTGCCGCCCTTGATGCCCATGCTGCCCTTACCCCCTCTGTTTCTGCCTCCTCTGCCCTGGATTCTACCACCCTCCATTCACTCCAGCTGCCCTCACGGCCTTGCCTGGTCCCCTACCACCAGTGGCCTTTCTGTAGCCCCGTTTCCTCTTGAATGGTCTCCATGA